The following DNA comes from Candidatus Eremiobacteraceae bacterium.
CCGTCACGCCGACGATCTATCGCCGCTCGACGGGCACTGCGGCTGCGCCGCCTGCACGCAGTTCACCCGCGCGTACCTCGCGCACTTGTTTCGAGCCGGTGAGGCGCTCGGACCGCGCATGGTGAGCGTTCACAACATCGCCTTCATGACGCGCCTGGCAAGAGACGCGCGCCGCGCGGTCATAGAAAAGCGATTCGCGCGATGGCGCGCCGAACGCAAGCGCGACCTCACGCCGGAGGATAAGCGCGCTGCGTACTAAAAACGTATCGAACGTGTGAGCGGTAGCGGCGGCGAACTCGCAGCCGCGGTGGCGCGCAGGCTGGAAGACGTGCGCAAGCGCATCGCGTCGGCGTGCGCGGCTGCCGGTAGGCAGCCGGACGCCGTCCGGATCCTCGCGGTCACCAAAGGTTTCGGGCCCGACGCGATCGAGGCAGCACTGGAGGCCGGGCTGAGCGATATCGGCGAGAACTATCTCCAGGAAGCGCAGGCGAAGTTCGCTGCGACTGCGTGGTCTGGCCGTCCGGTCAAACGCCACTTCATCGGCAGCATCCAACGCAATAAGGCGCGCCGCATCGGCGCGCTCTTCGATGTCGTTCAGACGGTCGACGACCTCGAGACAGCGGCGCTCCTCGACCGATGCGCACGCGACGCCGGCAAGACGCTCGATGTCCTGATTCAAGTGAACGTGATCGGCGACCGGCGCGCCGGCATAGCTCCCGACGACTGCGCACGGTTCGCGCGCGAACTCGTCTCGCGTGACGGCCTTCGGTTGCGCGGCGTCATGTCCGTCGGCCCGGCCGATCCAACCGCCACGCGCGAGGCGTTCGATCGTGCCGCCCAAGCGCTCCGTTCCGTACGAGCGGTCGTGAGCGACGCGGACATGCTCTCGCTCGGGATGACCGACGATCTCGAAGCGGCGGTCGCCGCGGGTTCCACGATGGTCCGGCTCGGGACCGCGCTCTTCGGTGCCAGGCAGGCGAAAGGCTAAGGGAAGGTCATGGGTTTTTGGTCGCGACTCGGCAGCATGCTTTCGGCCGGGGCAACGGACGAAGAGGACTTCGACGACGAGTACGACGACGACGTGAAGCACAACGTCGTCTCGCTCGGCGATGCGAAGACGTCGCGCCGCGTCGGCGTGTCGGTCTTCCACCCGCGCCGCTACGAGGAGGTGACCGAGATGGCTGACGCGCTCAGGTCGCGCCATCTCGTCACGGTGAACCTCATCGGGACCGATCGCGTCATGTCGCAGCGCATCGTCGACTTCCTCAGCGGCGTCATCTACACGCTCGATGGCAAGATGCACCGCATCGCGGAGGGCATCTACCTGTTCGTTCCGAGCAACGTGCAGATCAATGCGAAGGACAGCGACATCGTGAGCGAGGCGTTCGCGGTCTGACGACGAACCGACGGCCATGAAGATCACCCCGCTCGACATCGAGCACCGGGAGTTCAAGAAGGCGCTGCAAGGCTATGCGCGCGAGGACGTCGATCAGTTCCTCGACGAGATCATCGCGTCGATGGAAGAGGACATCGAAACGCGCACCGCGCTCGAATCGAAGGTCGCGGATCTCGAGCAGCGCGTCTCGCATTTCCGGGCGATGGAAGAGAGCCTGCAGAGCACGCTCGTCCTCGCGCAGCGTACAGCCGACGAGCTCAAAGCGGCGGCGCATAAAGAGGTCGAGCTCATCAAGCAGCGAGCGAACCTCGATCTCGACAACGAGCTTCAAGCGATCCGAAGGCAGATCGAGGGAGCGCGCTCCGAACTCCAACGCGTCCTCGATCATCTCGAATCGGTCAAGCACGACTTCCGCACGTTCCTCACTCGCCATCTCGCGCTCGTCGACGAATCGAGGCCGTCGCTCAACGCCGCTGGGTCGGCCAACGAGCACGCGTCCTGACGACGGCGTCGGCCACGATCGAGATCATAGTCAAACCGGGCGCGAAAGCGCCCGGGGTCGTTGTCGCGGTCGACGGCGGAATCGTCATCCGCGTGCGCGAGCGGGCGGTCGAAGGCAAAGCGAATGACGCTGTTCGTCGCGCGATCGCCCGTGCTGTCGGCGTGCCGCCGAGCGCGGTGGCGCTCGTCCGAGGCGCCACAGGCCGCCGCAAGCTCTTCAGGATCGAAGGTTTGACGACGGCCGAGGCGAGGGCGCTGCTGGGCGCCTAGTTCAGCTTGATCCGGCCGATGCGCGCGGGGTCGGTATAGCTCGGATCCGTGAACCACATATTCCCGTCGGGTCCTGCGACGACCGCCGTCGGAATCGAAGCCGAGTCGAGCAGGATGTGCCGCTCGAACGTGCCCGTGGCCGGGTTGAAGCGGCTGATCGAATTGCGCAGTGAGTCCGTGATGTAGAAGATGCCGTCGGAGCCTTGCGCGAGGTCGTCGGGATACGCGCCGGCGGTGGGGATCTTGAATTCGGTCACCTTGCCGTTCACGATGACGCCGATCTTCGCGCTGTGCCTTCCAGTGAACCAGACGTTGTGATCCTGACCGATCGTCAATCCCCACGGGTTGTCGAACCGGTGCAGGTTCAAGCTGCTCATGAACCTGAGCGTCATCGGGTTGAAGCGTGCGATGTCGTCCGACGTCGAGTCTGTGACATACATGATCCCATCGGCGCCGGCGATGATCTCCCAGGGGCTCGAACCGGTAGGAAGCGCAAACTCCCGGATCGCGCCGGCCGTCGTTATGCGGCCGATCTTGTCGCCCTGATATTCGGTGAACCAGAGGTTGCCATCCGGACCGACCGCGATGCCGCGCGGTGACGAGTTCGGCGTGGCGATGTCGAACATCGTGAACGTGCCAGTGGTCGTCATCCGGCCGATCCGGTTGGAGCCCGGCGATGTGAACCAGATGTTCCCGTCAGGTCCTGTGACGAGAGCTTCAACATCGTTGTCGGCCGGCTCTCGGAACTCCGTGATCGTTCCATCCGGCGTTATGCGCGCCAACTGGTTCACGTAGAATTCGGTGAACCACAGATTGCCGTCAGGTCCCATCCGGATATACTCGGGCCACGAGCTCTGTGTCGGGGTGGCATAGTAGTCGACCTGCGGCCGGCCGAGTGCGGCGATGAAATTCATCGTTCCGGCTTGGTCGCCGGGGGCGGCCGGTATCGTGGTTCCGGTGCCCGAGCACGCGGCGATGAACGACGCGACAAAAATGATAAACGCGAAACGGTAGATCATGAGACACCTCACCGAACGGAAGGCGATTTGGGATCAGGCTACCGCGCGCCGCTGAAACCCGACTGAAACGTTCGCTGAAATCCGCGATGAGTACCCGCAGTTAGGAGCTGGGCGTACCTGAGTTCGCGCAATCGGCGTGTCCGCATTCGCACCTCTCCGATGGCGTCTGATGCCCCTGTTCGCTGCAATAGTCGCTGCAATACCCGGACTGCTGGCCGGTGATCACGCACTTGCATGCCGAGTGTCCGCACTTGCCCGCCATGATCGATCTCCTCCGCGTGAAACGCAAGCGCCGAGTCGCGCCCGTCGTTTGACTGATATACCCGTCGGGTCAGTCTTCACACGCGCGAAACGGAACACGAGGTCACTACCGGATGGGTCCGGCGCGGTAGAGGCCTCCGTCGAGTACGATCGATTTCCCGTCCCCGGCATCGACCGTGCGGTGGACGTCACTAAGCTCTGGCATGATGAATGCGCGCGTCCGGGCCGGTTCCGCCAAACGCCTCGCACCGCTCGGACTCAGCGTGATGGCGTCCGAGATCGAAGGAGCGAACCAGGCGTCATCGGTTCCGAGATCGAGATCGTACGTCGGCTCTATCGCCGCCGACGTGCTATGTTCCGGCGCGCGGGTCGCCGGTAGGCTGGAGCGGTCGAGGGTCACTGCTCGTCGTAGCCCGCGAGCGCGGCGCGCAGTCCGACGAGCGCGCGTCCGTGCAGCTGTGAAACGCGTTGCTTGCTGATGCCGAGGTGGTCGCCGATCTGGCGCAGCGAGATATTGCCCGCGTAGAACGACGAAACGATGAGACGCTCGCGCGCGGGAAGCGATGAGACCGCCTTGCCGACCGCGCGGCGAAGGGCGAGCCGCTCGAACGCGGCGGCGGGGTCGACGCCGTTCGACGGAAGCTTGTCGCGCAGCGGCTGCGTGTCGTCGGTATTCGGCGCCGGGATATCGATCGATTGGGGCGTCGACCGTCGCAGCGCGATGCGGATCGCGAGAAGCTGGCGTTGATCGAGACCCGCGTTCTGCGCAGCTGCGTCATCTGATGGAGCGACCCCCGACGTCTGCGTCATCGACCAGCGCGATGCTTCGAGCGTTCTGGCGTCACGCCGCACGCGTTCGGGCACGAAATCCATCCTGCGCAGGCCATTGAAGATCGCGCCGCGCACGATCCGGCCCGCCCAATGCTCGAACGTCGCGCCTTGCACCGGGTCGAATCTGTCGATCGCGCGGAGCAAACCGATCGAGCCGTCGCCGATGAGGTCGTCGATCGTGAAGTAGTTTGGAAGTCGGCGGAGCACACAGCCGGCGATCTTGCGAACGAGCGGAAGCGCGGCTTCACAAAGAGCGTCGCGATCGTCGACCGTCCGCGTGCGCGAGTAGTCGACGGCGAGCGCTTGAAGAACCGCGCAACCCGCGGTCACTGTTTGCGCCCCTCGAGAGCATCCATCAGCGACGACTTTAAGCCGATGCCACCGGCGCGCTCGATCGCGCCGGCGAGCGATTGAACGATGAGCTGCGAGAACGCGTCATCGCCCTCGGGCGATGCCGTCGTGCCGTAGTCCGCAGTGTCATCATCACTCGCCGGAGGCGATTCGTGTCTTCCAATGCCCGCCGTGTGCAGCATCTGTCCGAGGATGACTTGTTCGAATTGCCCGCACGTGGCGTCGAGGCTTTCGCTCACGGCTCAACCCTTTTCGAGATTGTTGGCGAGCCGCAGCATCTCGTCGGCGGCCTGCACGGTCTTCGCATTCGCTTCGTACGCGCGCTGAGCGGCGAGGATCGACATCATCTCGTCGACGACGCTGACGTTCGCGCGCTCGAGATAGCGCTGTTCGAGACGGCCGAAGCCGCCGATGCCCGGACGTCCGGACCGGTCGGCGCCGGCCGACTCGGTCGCGTAATACATGCCGTCATCGCCCTGCCGAAGCGCGTTGACGTCGTCGAACGCGTGCAGGTGGACGTACCCGCACCGGACCAGCCTTGCGTTGCCGGCGACGTGGGCGACGACCGCGCCGTCCGGCGACACGTCCATGCGAGTCGTGCCGGACGGCAGTCGCACGCCATCGAGCGACGCGCCGTTCGGAAGCGAGAGCCGACCGTGCGAATCCGGCGTGAAGTTGCCCGCTCTCGTGTATGCGGTGCGACCATCGCGGCTTTTGACGCGGAATAAGCCCTCGCCGTCGATCGCGAGATCGTGCTCGTCGCCGGTCGACTCGAGGCGTCCGGGGGCGAACAGAGTTCGCGCGGCCACGAAGCCGGTTCCAAGAGCGGCTCCGTCGGCCCCGATGAGCTCTGCGAATTCCGGACGTGTCGCGCGGAAGCCGGGCGTGTCGACATTGGCGAGGTTCGAGGAGATCGTATCGAGGGCGGCCTGCTGCGCAGCCATGCCGGCTGCGCCCTCGACGAGCGCGCGATTCACTGTCGCACCGTCGGAACGTCGGTTACCGCACGACGCAACGTCTCATCTGCACGTTGCGCTGCCTTTTCGTCCGCTTCGTACGCTCGTTGCGCGCCGACAAGCGCCGTCATCTCTGCGATCGGGTCGACAGTCGATTCTTCCAAGTAGCCGCTATGGACGGTAGTCGACGCGGCTTTGAGCGGCACGGAACTCGCGGATGCGTTTGGACCGTCAGCGGCGGCGTCTGTCTGCGAGAGGGCGACGAGCCGCAGCGTGTCGACGACTCGACCATCGACGATGACGCGACCGCTCGGTTCGAGATGCGCTCCGTGCGGGAAGCGGACGGGGCCAAGCGCGCCGAGGAGCTTGTTGCCGCGGATGTCCGCTAGACTCGAGTCGTCGGTCCTCGAAATGCGACCGTCGCGCGTGTAGCGGACTCCGTCCGCTGTCGCGACCGCGAAGTAGCCTGGGCCGACGAGCGCGAGATCGGTCGGCACGCCAGTCCGACGGAGCGCGCCTTGACGAGGTGCGCCTTGGGCGGCCGATCCGAGGGTCGAGGCGAACGTGCGACCCGGCCACAGGCGCTCCCGATAACCGATCGTCGATGCATTCGCGAGGTTCTGCGCGATGAGGTCGAGGCGGTCTGCCTGGAGACGCATGCCGGCCGCCGCGCTCGTCAGGGCATCCGGCGTGTCCATTCGAACGAGCTCCTTCCATTGATATTGCCGTTGGGACCGCCGCACGCGGTCCCGATCGTGCGTCGCTCGCCCGAGCGAGAGTATGGCAAAGAATAGGCAGGGTGCGCGACAGAAGTAAGTCGCAGATGTTGCCGCGTTGTGAACGGGGAGACAAGTGACCATGCAAGGGTCGGACGCGATGTGGGTCGACGCCGATTCGTACGAAGCGTACATCGGCCGTTGGAGCCGAATCGCCGCGATGATGTTCGTCGACTGGTTGGGGCTCGCGCCGCGGTCGGCGTGGCTCGATGTCGGCAGCGGGACCGGCGCCCTGACGCAAGCGATCCTCGATAGCGCTCAGCCGTCGCGTATCCTCGGCGTCGATCGATCGCGCGCGTTCGTCTCGTATGCGAGAACGAAAATAACCGATCCGCGAGTCGCCTTCGAGCAAGCCGATGCCGAGCGACTGCCGATGTCGAGCGACTCATTCGAAGCCGTCGTATCGGGCTTGATGCTTAACGCAGTTCCGGATCAGCCCGCGGCGGTTAGAGAATTCGTGCGTGTCGCGAAACCCGGCGGCGTCGTCGCGACGTACCTATGGGATTTCGACGGCGAGATGCAGGTGTTGCGGTATTTCTGGGATGCGGCGAAAGCGCTGGATCCTCTCGCAGATGCGGCGTCCGACGACGATCAAGCGTTCGCGATCTCCAAACCGGATCGGCTCAAGTCAGTTTTCGAGACGGCCGGGCTGTGCGACGTCGAGGTCCGCGCGCTCGACGTGCCCGCGCATTTCCGCGACTTCGACGACTACTGGGCTCCGCTTCAGCGCGGCCACGCGCCGTCGCAAGAGCACGTCGCGGCCTTATCAGACGTCGACAGATCTCGACTGCGCGATCTTCTTCGTACGACGCTACCGACGAAGCCTGACGGCTCGATCGAGCTCATCGCTCGTGCTTGGGCGGCTAAGGGGAGAAAAGCCTGAGCCGTAGCAGCCGAGTCGGTCCTGACAACTCGGCCATCAGAACTGTCCGCACGTGTCGCTCGCGCGACGAGGTTGTTCGAGCACCGCAATCACAGCCCGGCTTTTGACCACCCCACCCGCGATCAAGTCCATGCCGCTCACAAACGTCGTCACTGAAGCGACTGCGTGGACGTCGAAGATATCGAAGAAGCGAACGCGGCCGGCGCAAACGAGCGGCTGGAGGTCGCCGGGGAAATCTCCGGCATCGTAGGACTCGACCAGCCCGTATTGCTTCGCATACGGCGCGGCGCGCAAACTTTGCTCGATGAGGTCGTGAAGTCTCCTCTTATGCGCGGCATCCGTGAAGAACAGATCGCCGAAAGCGAGGGACTTGCCAGTCGAAGCGTCCAGGTTCTGTGTCCACCGAAAGTCGTTTGGATGCGCGCTCGGAGTCGCAGCATAAAAACCATCACCGACAACGCTGATGAAGGAACGCCCGCGAAAGCCAACGCGGAACATCGTACTGACCAAGACCGACGCATGGCCGAACTGTGTCGGGTAACCGTTGCTCTTGAGCTGCGCGTCAAGCGCCGCCATTCGATGTTCGCACCTCTCCATCGGTGGGTGCACATTCGGCGCTCGGGCGAACGACAGGTCTGGGAAATACGGCGCGGGGAAGTCGAAATAGCGTTTTCTAAATTCTCCGTTGATCTTCGATTCGATCGAGGCCGACGCCAAGCCGGTGACCTGCGGAAACCTTATATCGACGGAACACCAGCCGTGCGGCGATGAGTCGAGGAAGTGTACCGAGCCGACGATCGGCAAAGCGCTAGCAAACACTAGAAGTGATGCGACTATCGTTGTCACGCCCCAACGATTTGACGGCGGGCGCGCCATCCATTTGCCAAGACCGCGGCGGTCGACCATAAAGGTCGACCGCTCCCCATCTACGTGGAAATGTCGCGGCGGTCGAGCTGAAGCTCGACCGCTACGCGTCAGACGAGGAGATTGCGGCCTGTCATCTCCGCAGGCTGCGGCAGATCCATGAGCTTGCACATGGTTGGCGCGACGTCGCAGAGCTTGCCGCCGTCCGCGAGCTTCCCGCTTACAGGTTCGGAGACGAGCACGAGCGGCACGTCGTTGATCGTATGCGCCGTCAACTCGCCGCCGGTGGCGAGGTCGATCTTCTCCTCGGCGTTGCCGTGGTCGGCCGTGATGATCAGCATCGCACCGGTCTCGAGGGCGGCGTCGACGATCTTGCCGACGCAATCGTCGACGACCACGAGCGCCTTGATAATCGCATCCCACTTGCCCGTGTGGCCGACCATGTCGGGATTCGCATAATTCATGACGATGAGCGCGTACTTGCGAGAGCGGATCGCCTCGAGGGCCTTCTCGGTGATCTCAGGCGCGCGCATCTCCGGGAGATGATCGTACGTGCCAACCTCTCGCGCGGAAGGCACGAGGACGCGGTCTTCAAGCGGGAACGGGTCCTCGCGGCCGCCGGAAAAGAAATAGGTGACGTGCGCGTACTTCTCGGTCTCCGCGAGCCGCAGCTGCGGCTGCGACGCCGTCGCGACGACTTCTCCGAGCGTCCATTGTTCGAAGATCTTGCCGAACATGACCGGGTTCTCAAACGTCGCGTCGTAGAGCGTCATGATCGCGAACACGAAATCGTTGAAACGCTTGACCGGGAATTCCGCAAACGACGGATCGGAAAACGCGCGCGTCAGCTGCCGAGCGCGGTCCGGGCGGAAGTTGAAGAAGAGACACGCATCGCCGTCGTGGACGATCGGATCGATGTCGCCGATGATCGTCGGCTTGACGAACTCGTCGTCCTCGCCGGCTGAGTACGCCATCTCGAGGCCGGCGATCGCGCTGTCCGCGTTCAATGCCTTTGCGTTGACGAGGGCCTCGTACGCAAGGCGCGTCCGCTCCCAGCGCTTGTCCCTGTCCATCGCGTAGTAACGGCCGGAGATCATCGAGATCGAGGCGTTGCCGTGCTCGGCGAGCTTGCGCTCGAGCCGTTCGAGGTAGGGACCGGCGCTCCGCGGTGGCACGTCGCGTCCGTCGAGAAACGCGGCGACCTTGACGGGCACGCCCGCCGCCTTCGCGGCATCGATCAAAGCATCGAGGTGTTCGAACGACGAATGGACGCCGCCGTCCGACACGAGTCCGAACAAATGGAACGTTCCGCCCGTCCGCTTCGCGTGCGCGAAGCACTGCTGCAGCGTGGGGTTCGTCGCGAACGTCCCTTCCTTTATAGAGCGATCGATACGGGTGACGCTTTGCAGGACGACGCGGCCCGCGCCGAGATTGAGATGTCCGACTTCGCTGTTGCCCTGTTGGCCGCGCGGGAGCCCCACCGCTTCTTGCGCCGCACCGATAACCGTGTTGGGATACTTCTCGAGCAGCGCGCGATAGCGCGGCATCTGCGCCTGCGCGATCGCATTGCCTCGCGTCTCGTGGGAGACGCCGAAGCCGTCGAGGATGCAAAGAATGACGGGTTTCGATGTCGCGGCATCGCTCACGCGCGCATCTCCGCGCCGCTGGAGACGAGCTTGAGGAACGTCGCGGCGTCGAGACTCGCCGAGCCGACGAGTCCACCGTCGATGTTCGGCTGGGCGCAGAACTGCGCCGCGTTGTCGGCCTTCATCGATCCGCCGTAAAGCACGCGCGCCTCGTCGAGTCCGCCGAGGCATTGACGGATGTAGCCGATCGTGCGGTTCGCCGAATCCGGATCGTCGGCAAGACCGGTGCCGATCGCCCACACCGGTTCGTATGCCACGACGAGGTTCGCGCGTTCGCCGTCTTCGAGGTGTCCGAGACCGTCGGAGACCTGCTGCATAACGCGCTGAAGGGTCAACCCGCCCTTGTACTCGTCGAGCGTCTCGCCGACGCAGACGATCGGCGTGATCCCCTCGGCGAGCAGTGCGGTGATCTTCTTCGAGACCATCTCATCGGTCTCGCCGAACAGCCGTCGACGTTCCGAATGCCCGACGATGCAGTACTCGCACCCGAGCGCGCCGAGCATCGCCGCGCTCACCTCACCGGTGAACGCACCCTGCTGTTCCCAATAGCAGTCTTGCGCGCCGTAGCCGATCGTCGTGCCGTCGAGCGCGGTGCGTACCGTCTCGAGATCGATGAACGGCGGCAAGAGCGCGATGTCGGTCTTCGGGATGAGTTCTTCGGCGCCGGGAAGGAACGCGTCGATGTACGCGCGCGTCTCGTCGGGCGTCTTGAAGCATTTCCAATTGGCTGCGAATAGCGGCCGGTGCGTCACGCTGGCTTCGCGCTCCGCAGCGCGGCTACGCCGGGCAGGTCCTTGCCTTCGATATACTCGAGCGTTGCGCCGCCGCCGGTCGAGATGTGCGTCATCTTGTCGGCGAAGCCGAGCTTGTGCGCCGCTGCAGCCGAGTCGCCGCCGCCCACGACCGATACGGCGCCCGAATCGACGATCGCCTGGCCGACTGCTTCGGTGCCCGCAGCGAAAAGATCGTTCTCGAACACGCCCATCGGCCCGTTCCAGAGCACCGTCTTCGCATCCAGGATGACGCCGCGGTAGTCCATCGCGGTTCCGGCGCCGATGTCGAGGATCATGTCGTCCGGCTTGACGTCGGCGATCTTCACATCTTGCGTGTCGACATCGGGCGCGAGCTGCTTCGCAACGATCGCGTCTTTCGGCACGTGGAGCTTCGCCTTGAACTTGTGATGTTTGATGCCGTCGAGAACGCCGAGCGCCGGGCCGAGATCCTTGTCGCAGAGCGACTTGCCGATCGGCTGCCCTTCGGCGGCGAGCAGCGTGTTCGCCATGCCGCCGCCGACGACGACCGAGTCGCAGATCGACATGAGCCGGTCGATGACCTCGATCTTGTCCGACACCTTCGCGCCGCCGAGCACGGCGACGAACGGGCGCTTCGGATGCTCGAGGATCGAGTCGAGCATCTCGAGCTCTCGCGCCATCAGCGGTCCCATGTACGCAGGTAGATATTTCGCGATGACGCTCGTCGACGCGTGCGCGCGGTGCGCGGTGCCGAACGCGTCGTTGACGTAGATGTCGCCGAGCGACGCAAGGCTCCGAGCGAACGTGTCGTCGCCCGCCTCTTCTTCTTTGTGGAAGCGCAGGTTCTCGAGCAGGAGCACCTCGCCGTCTTTGAGCGCGTCGACCGCCGCCTGAGCCTGCGGCCCGATGCAGTCCGGTGCGGTCTTCACGTCGATACCCAACTCCGCCGATAGCGCACTCGCGACAGGCGCCATCCGGAGCGATTCGACGACGGTGCCGTTCGGCCGT
Coding sequences within:
- a CDS encoding YggS family pyridoxal phosphate-dependent enzyme, producing the protein MARRLEDVRKRIASACAAAGRQPDAVRILAVTKGFGPDAIEAALEAGLSDIGENYLQEAQAKFAATAWSGRPVKRHFIGSIQRNKARRIGALFDVVQTVDDLETAALLDRCARDAGKTLDVLIQVNVIGDRRAGIAPDDCARFARELVSRDGLRLRGVMSVGPADPTATREAFDRAAQALRSVRAVVSDADMLSLGMTDDLEAAVAAGSTMVRLGTALFGARQAKG
- the sepF gene encoding cell division protein SepF gives rise to the protein MGFWSRLGSMLSAGATDEEDFDDEYDDDVKHNVVSLGDAKTSRRVGVSVFHPRRYEEVTEMADALRSRHLVTVNLIGTDRVMSQRIVDFLSGVIYTLDGKMHRIAEGIYLFVPSNVQINAKDSDIVSEAFAV
- a CDS encoding DivIVA domain-containing protein, whose product is MKITPLDIEHREFKKALQGYAREDVDQFLDEIIASMEEDIETRTALESKVADLEQRVSHFRAMEESLQSTLVLAQRTADELKAAAHKEVELIKQRANLDLDNELQAIRRQIEGARSELQRVLDHLESVKHDFRTFLTRHLALVDESRPSLNAAGSANEHAS
- a CDS encoding DUF167 domain-containing protein, translating into MVKPGAKAPGVVVAVDGGIVIRVRERAVEGKANDAVRRAIARAVGVPPSAVALVRGATGRRKLFRIEGLTTAEARALLGA
- a CDS encoding sigma-70 family RNA polymerase sigma factor, which translates into the protein MTAGCAVLQALAVDYSRTRTVDDRDALCEAALPLVRKIAGCVLRRLPNYFTIDDLIGDGSIGLLRAIDRFDPVQGATFEHWAGRIVRGAIFNGLRRMDFVPERVRRDARTLEASRWSMTQTSGVAPSDDAAAQNAGLDQRQLLAIRIALRRSTPQSIDIPAPNTDDTQPLRDKLPSNGVDPAAAFERLALRRAVGKAVSSLPARERLIVSSFYAGNISLRQIGDHLGISKQRVSQLHGRALVGLRAALAGYDEQ
- a CDS encoding flagellar hook-basal body complex protein; protein product: MNRALVEGAAGMAAQQAALDTISSNLANVDTPGFRATRPEFAELIGADGAALGTGFVAARTLFAPGRLESTGDEHDLAIDGEGLFRVKSRDGRTAYTRAGNFTPDSHGRLSLPNGASLDGVRLPSGTTRMDVSPDGAVVAHVAGNARLVRCGYVHLHAFDDVNALRQGDDGMYYATESAGADRSGRPGIGGFGRLEQRYLERANVSVVDEMMSILAAQRAYEANAKTVQAADEMLRLANNLEKG
- a CDS encoding flagellar hook basal-body protein, with the translated sequence MDTPDALTSAAAGMRLQADRLDLIAQNLANASTIGYRERLWPGRTFASTLGSAAQGAPRQGALRRTGVPTDLALVGPGYFAVATADGVRYTRDGRISRTDDSSLADIRGNKLLGALGPVRFPHGAHLEPSGRVIVDGRVVDTLRLVALSQTDAAADGPNASASSVPLKAASTTVHSGYLEESTVDPIAEMTALVGAQRAYEADEKAAQRADETLRRAVTDVPTVRQ
- a CDS encoding class I SAM-dependent methyltransferase; the protein is MQGSDAMWVDADSYEAYIGRWSRIAAMMFVDWLGLAPRSAWLDVGSGTGALTQAILDSAQPSRILGVDRSRAFVSYARTKITDPRVAFEQADAERLPMSSDSFEAVVSGLMLNAVPDQPAAVREFVRVAKPGGVVATYLWDFDGEMQVLRYFWDAAKALDPLADAASDDDQAFAISKPDRLKSVFETAGLCDVEVRALDVPAHFRDFDDYWAPLQRGHAPSQEHVAALSDVDRSRLRDLLRTTLPTKPDGSIELIARAWAAKGRKA
- the gpmI gene encoding 2,3-bisphosphoglycerate-independent phosphoglycerate mutase — translated: MSDAATSKPVILCILDGFGVSHETRGNAIAQAQMPRYRALLEKYPNTVIGAAQEAVGLPRGQQGNSEVGHLNLGAGRVVLQSVTRIDRSIKEGTFATNPTLQQCFAHAKRTGGTFHLFGLVSDGGVHSSFEHLDALIDAAKAAGVPVKVAAFLDGRDVPPRSAGPYLERLERKLAEHGNASISMISGRYYAMDRDKRWERTRLAYEALVNAKALNADSAIAGLEMAYSAGEDDEFVKPTIIGDIDPIVHDGDACLFFNFRPDRARQLTRAFSDPSFAEFPVKRFNDFVFAIMTLYDATFENPVMFGKIFEQWTLGEVVATASQPQLRLAETEKYAHVTYFFSGGREDPFPLEDRVLVPSAREVGTYDHLPEMRAPEITEKALEAIRSRKYALIVMNYANPDMVGHTGKWDAIIKALVVVDDCVGKIVDAALETGAMLIITADHGNAEEKIDLATGGELTAHTINDVPLVLVSEPVSGKLADGGKLCDVAPTMCKLMDLPQPAEMTGRNLLV
- the tpiA gene encoding triose-phosphate isomerase gives rise to the protein MTHRPLFAANWKCFKTPDETRAYIDAFLPGAEELIPKTDIALLPPFIDLETVRTALDGTTIGYGAQDCYWEQQGAFTGEVSAAMLGALGCEYCIVGHSERRRLFGETDEMVSKKITALLAEGITPIVCVGETLDEYKGGLTLQRVMQQVSDGLGHLEDGERANLVVAYEPVWAIGTGLADDPDSANRTIGYIRQCLGGLDEARVLYGGSMKADNAAQFCAQPNIDGGLVGSASLDAATFLKLVSSGAEMRA
- a CDS encoding phosphoglycerate kinase, whose protein sequence is MSDFASIDVAGKRVLVREDLNVPLDGGKVTDLTRIDAAVPTIRSLSERGAKVIVMSHLGRPNGTVVESLRMAPVASALSAELGIDVKTAPDCIGPQAQAAVDALKDGEVLLLENLRFHKEEEAGDDTFARSLASLGDIYVNDAFGTAHRAHASTSVIAKYLPAYMGPLMARELEMLDSILEHPKRPFVAVLGGAKVSDKIEVIDRLMSICDSVVVGGGMANTLLAAEGQPIGKSLCDKDLGPALGVLDGIKHHKFKAKLHVPKDAIVAKQLAPDVDTQDVKIADVKPDDMILDIGAGTAMDYRGVILDAKTVLWNGPMGVFENDLFAAGTEAVGQAIVDSGAVSVVGGGDSAAAAHKLGFADKMTHISTGGGATLEYIEGKDLPGVAALRSAKPA